The Hyphomicrobiales bacterium nucleotide sequence GGGTTTTCCTTGGAATTTAAAACGTCAAAAAGCTGCGACGAGCAATTTAGATTGCCAGTCCTAGAGTAAACCTTCGAGTTCTTTATCGAATGCATCAAGAGATAACGCACCACTTACTTTTTTGCCGTTAATGAAAAATGTTGGCGTTGCTTCAACCTTCAACACTTCATCTCCATGGTTGCGAATTGCATTGACGCCATCAATAATTTCTTTATTTTGCAGGCACTTCTCCACGGATTGTTGTGAAAAACCTACCTGTTTGGCTATTTCTAAGATGCCTGCCAGTGGATTTTGTCCTGAACGCCATTGCGACTGCGTTTTGAAAAACACATCAATAACATTGAAAAATTTATCATCTGGCGCACAGCGAGCTAGAACGGCGACAGTCGCGCCCACTTGGTCCAGCGGGAATTCACGGAAGGAAAACAGCACTTTTCCAGTATCGATATATTTCTCTTTTAGAGCATGATAAGTGCGATTGTGAAAAGAAGCGCAGTGTGGGCAGGTCATTGAGGCATATTCAATAATTTTCACTGGTGCATTCGGGTCGCCCAATGTCATTTCTTTCAAAGGACCAGGTTGAGCTAGATCAGCTTCTGGCGCGCTTGAAAAACAGCCACTCAAAGTGGTGAGGGCGATGCCAGCTCCTGTTGTTTGTAAAACGGTGCGACGGTTTAAATGCTTTGCCATTGATGAGATTCCCTGCAGTTGTTATTCGTTATAATTAAGGTGATAAGGCGTCAAAGCAATAATGTCGCTATAAAAATGCGTTATTAAAAGCTGTGATGAGGTCTTTATTTGTTTGACAGGGCGCGTTGCAAAACGCCCTGACCTAATTTGAGTACAGCTTCATTTAAATCAGGATCATCAAATTCGGCAACGCAATCCCGCAATTTGGCTTCTTGGGTTTTTGATAAGTTTGGTAATTTTTCGCGTGCAATTTTTTTTGTCTTACTGATTGAGCCTTGGGTAATTTTTAAGCGGGTAATGGCGGAAAATCCGAAAAATTGGTTTACCCGCTCAAGGATCTGTCGTTCTTCATGTTGAAGATAAACGGCCTTAGGGCCATCCACTCGCACAACTAATATGCCGCCTTGATAAGATGTCTCGCCAGTTGATTTTTGATAGGGCCATTTGATGGACTCGATCATGGCGCAATCGACAAAAGACGGGCCGACAAGTTCGGGCCATGCGGCAATAAGCGCTGAGGATGACAGGCCTTTACCAGCATATATTGGATCTACGAGTTTTGGTAAAAGGTCACTAACAGGCACTGCGCCACGCTTCCAATCAAAGCCAGCTTGATAATAACCTTGTAGTCGACGTTGTTCGAGGCTCATCTCGGATTTAACATCATCTTTGGCTGATTGTGGTTCATCTGTTTTAGGCATAAAACCGATTTTTATATAATGAATTTAAGTTCGAGATCATATTAGCTTACTAGAGATGGAAAATCATCTAGATTCTCCGTAGTTTATTAGGTTTTGGGATAAAATTGCACCTTTGGTTGTATGTATTGCGTTGTTATTTAATAAAATACAATGAAAACAATAAGTTAAGTGACGATTACTTTGACTTGACACCATTTGATAGCAACAGTAATGTGCGGACGAATTTGAAGGCTTTTGCCCTCCACAGGTGCTTTTGAATTATTGGTTATACGGCCCACTGGATTTAATTGTTTGGGTGTCATAAAACCAGTAAAACGAAGGACGTGAAGGATATAGATTTTGAATTCGCACCAAGATAAATCCGCCGTTGACGGCGCAGCATCAAACAAGAAGACGGAGAATACGTCAAAACAATTGGATAAGCGGTTAGAAGCGCTGGGTTCAAAAATTGACGAGCGTCGCGGTGAACGCGATCCGGAGGCAGAAACGAAAGGGCTTGCCGATAATCATGGCATGGCTTACGGGCTAAAGATTGGCTCTGAATTTGTTTCGGCAATTCTTGTTGGTTCGGCAATAGGCTGGGTTTTGGATAAATGGTTGGGGACAACGCCCTTCGGGTTGATTGTGTTTCTAATTTTGGGCTTTGCAGCGGGCGTTCTGAACGTTATGCGGGCCACAGGGCAGATGGCTAGTCCGGGTGCGAAGGATCGCTGAGCGAGTTTATGTTGGAGAAATAACTCTCCAGCGACAAAAGAATTTAACGGGATCTGATAAGGGTTCCATGTGAACTAAGATAACGAAGACAAGGGATGTTTAAAACGTGGCAAACGATCCAATTCACCAGTTTCAAATCAGTGAATATTTTTCATTAGGATCAATTGGCGGTGTTGAGTTTTCAATGACAAACTCCGCCCTTTTCATGATTGCGACAACTGTTGCGACATGTGGTTTTTTCATGATGTCGACTGGTAGCCGCGGGCTTATCCCTTCACGCATGCAGTCCATTGCCGAGATATGTTACGACTTTGTGGCGAGTACCTTACGAGATTCGGCGGGCAAGGAAGGAATGAAATTCTTCCCTTTTGTCTTTTCGCTGTTTATTTTCATATTGGTTTCAAACCTCTTCGGCATGTTCCCGTATTTCTTCACAGTGATGAGCCATATCATCATTACTTTCACGCTTGCGATGCTGGTGTTTATAACCGTTATTTTATATGGCTTTATGCGCAATGGTCTGGGCTTTATGAAGCTCTTTGTGCCCTCGGGTGTGCCTATGGCCATCTTGCCTTTTGTCGTCGCAATTGAAATTTTGTCATTTTTGTCCCGACCAATCAGTTTGTCGGTGAGACTTTTTGCAAACATGCTTGCAGGGCACATTACCCTCAAAGTATTTGCAGGTTTCATCACCAGCCTGAGCGCCTTTGGCGTGGCCGGCGCCTTTGGTGCAACCTTGCCGTTCGTCATGGCCGTGGCTCTTACTGGCCTCGAGCTTTTGGTGGCATTTTTGCAAGCCTACGTCTTCACTATCCTGACCTGCATGTATT carries:
- a CDS encoding DsbA family protein, whose translation is MAKHLNRRTVLQTTGAGIALTTLSGCFSSAPEADLAQPGPLKEMTLGDPNAPVKIIEYASMTCPHCASFHNRTYHALKEKYIDTGKVLFSFREFPLDQVGATVAVLARCAPDDKFFNVIDVFFKTQSQWRSGQNPLAGILEIAKQVGFSQQSVEKCLQNKEIIDGVNAIRNHGDEVLKVEATPTFFINGKKVSGALSLDAFDKELEGLL
- a CDS encoding DciA family protein — translated: MPKTDEPQSAKDDVKSEMSLEQRRLQGYYQAGFDWKRGAVPVSDLLPKLVDPIYAGKGLSSSALIAAWPELVGPSFVDCAMIESIKWPYQKSTGETSYQGGILVVRVDGPKAVYLQHEERQILERVNQFFGFSAITRLKITQGSISKTKKIAREKLPNLSKTQEAKLRDCVAEFDDPDLNEAVLKLGQGVLQRALSNK
- a CDS encoding AtpZ/AtpI family protein, producing MNSHQDKSAVDGAASNKKTENTSKQLDKRLEALGSKIDERRGERDPEAETKGLADNHGMAYGLKIGSEFVSAILVGSAIGWVLDKWLGTTPFGLIVFLILGFAAGVLNVMRATGQMASPGAKDR
- a CDS encoding F0F1 ATP synthase subunit A, which translates into the protein MANDPIHQFQISEYFSLGSIGGVEFSMTNSALFMIATTVATCGFFMMSTGSRGLIPSRMQSIAEICYDFVASTLRDSAGKEGMKFFPFVFSLFIFILVSNLFGMFPYFFTVMSHIIITFTLAMLVFITVILYGFMRNGLGFMKLFVPSGVPMAILPFVVAIEILSFLSRPISLSVRLFANMLAGHITLKVFAGFITSLSAFGVAGAFGATLPFVMAVALTGLELLVAFLQAYVFTILTCMYLNDAIHPSH